The following is a genomic window from Sebastes fasciatus isolate fSebFas1 chromosome 15, fSebFas1.pri, whole genome shotgun sequence.
tacagtTTCTCAGGCAGGAGAATAAAGACACTGGAGCACTGGAGGGGAACATAAAGAGTAAATAATGGAAAAGAGGTAAACCCCATtacaggaaaaaaagggaattCTGAATTTCTAAACAGTGTAAACTGATCATTATGCGCTGTAGGAACTGTGcgaatgaaaaatgtaaatatttattcattctttCACTACAATCCAAGTGGGTGAGCACCGTGTCCAGGCTATGGTTTCAGTGTGTTGTTACTGGTGCAAGGCTGTTTTGTGTCAGCCAGAGGGCACTGAGCCCTGCACGGCTGTTTGTGAATGTAAACACTGTGTAACAACTATAAATTACAGCATGACTGTAGCAGAGTGGCAAAATGCCACATCATTAGGCTAACTCTGCTGTTCTGAGGCCTGACCATAGGACCATTTCTGTCACGCTATCTGATCCACAAAGAGCATATTTATAAGGTCCACTGAAACACCAACAGTGTTACTTCATCTCCCATTTCTAGAAATGAAGCTATTGGTGAACATGAGTTACACATGATATAAAACCAAGACTTTATGTATCTtgaagaaatagtttgacatttgacattttgggaaataagcttattcacttcctgtctgagaGTTACACAAGAAAATCAATACTTCTCTAATTTATCTACGTGAAATATATAAGCCTACAGCTCGCAGCTGGTTAGATTAGTTTAGCACCCAGACTGGAAAAAGGTTGAAACAGCTAACCTGGCTCTGTTTGAAGGTAATGAAATCTTACAATCACCTCTAAAGCTAGatatataacacattaacacatcttgtctgtttaatctgtaaaaaaaaagtgcaaaaaggaCAATTTATACGTTTTACAGGGGGGTTGTACTCAATGTAGTCTGGTACATACCCTACAGTAAAAGGATACAAATAAACAACGAGATATAACGTGTTCAGAGGTGCTTCAGGGTCACTATGATGGAAGTGAATGGAATTTTCAGCTGTACTACTTTTTACCAAATCTACTTTGGTAGCAAGTACTTCAAATTAACTGTAAAGGGCCATTCACACAGAACTGggcaacggcaccactgcgttctgaaacccattattctCAATGGCTTTCACAACAATGGCTTTTCGCTACGCTGAGCAAAGCGTTGAACCCAGCGCAAACTGCGTTCTGTTGGAAAAACCCATTAGTGGTAATATCTGTGGATTATCTACAGTAAATTGCTGTTGGGCAGGTATCTCAAAGAATGGACAAACTAAACCAAACTTACCATGCTTTGTGTGGGTCTGGAAGTGGCGGATGTAACGGGGGATATAGTGATAGTGCTCATCACTTTGCTCTGTGTGGTCCTGGTAGTCGTGGTTGTGATTTGGCGGGGTGAGCGTAAAACTGTCCCAGTTGATAAGGTCATTTCCTTGCTCTCTGTCACCGGCCTGACTACCATCTTTGGGGACATGCTGTTGCCTAGATGAATGTGGATCTTGTTATCTTCagtggtggtgatgatgctAGCGTTGGTGTGGCCCTTACGTATAGGCATTGGGACCATCTGTTTCTCGGGGGTAACCTTGAACACAGCTCGGCCCATGGTCATCTCCTGGGGCTCTGGGGAGGAAGATGCTTCAGGCACTATAGCAGTGCTCACTGTCGTAATAGAGACAGGGGACATGGGCCTTCCTGAGGCAGGGGAGAGGGCTCGGCTGCTCTCTGGAGACTTGGCTCTGGATATCGTTGTGATGGTGACTGGAGACTTGGCTCTTTCAGGGCCATGAGGTCCAATGATGGACTTTCTCTTGTGGGTTGGAGCAGAGTAGGTGGGAATGATTGTGATTCTGGATTTAGGTTGAGATGGGTTAGGGCTGAGGGGAGCCGAGCTAGAGAAAGCGTCCTCAGCAGTGGGACTGCTGATCTCAAGAGTGGCCATGTTGTTTTGGTGGTCTGGTGTTACGCGGATGTGTAACTGTCCTTGCTTTTGGGTCACGGTCAGTTCAGAAGGCATGTGACTTCCATTAATGTGCAAATGCTTCCCCACGTTGGCCTCTTGAGGGGTGTTGTCCTTTTTCCTCATCCAGGGAATCCAAGATTTCTTCACACCCAGGTCGCTGCTAGATGAAGGGCAACGCTCAACACCACTCTTTTCTGTTGGCTTCTTCAGGCACTTCTGTCTGAGGTTGTTCATGATGTGATTCTCTTCTTGAACAGACTTCCTGATGAACACAGCTGGGGTATCCTCCTCTGCTGGCCCACTGGACGATGCCTCTGTCTGTACTCCAGTGGATGTCACGGCAACGTCCACCATTCTCCTCCCATTCAAACTGGGCCTCAATGCTCGACTGTGACGCTTTGCTATCTCCAACTCTTTGGTGAGATGGAAAACTTCAGTGCCCATGTTCTtggccctctcctcctcttccaagAATCTTTGCTGCAGGACAGAGTAATCCACTTGGAGCTGAGAAAGTTGATCTTCCTTGTGCATCAGTTCATGGATCTTCTCCTTGAGGGCTACAACGTCCGCCTGCAGTTCCCTGGTTTTGACCTCCTCTCTCTTGCATCGGTGTCGGAGGTCTACTTCCTggctttcctcctctcctttctcgaTTGCTTTGTTTCGTGCTATCTGACCCCTCATTTCCTCCACCTGTTGGGAAAGAATGTTGGCTTTGTCTTGTTCCGTAATGAACCTTTTCTCCAACATGTCGTACTGATCCTCCGTCTTGATCAAATCTCCCTCAACTACTTCAAGTTGTTTGAGACGATTTTTCAAGCGTTCAATTTCAAATGTTAGCTCCTTAACTTTGTTGTCTTCTCTTTTGACGGGGTCAGACATTCTTCCCAGTTCACACTTCACTGAGTTCTTCACCGATAGCTTTTCTGCTTGCTCAAACCCATCTAACCTCTTTTTCATTTGACTGACCGTAGAACTAAGATCCTTAGTTTTATCACTTTCATAAGCTAGCTTAGTGCTAAGCTCCCCCTTTTCTATGGTTAGAGTCTCTACTTTGGTTTCCATCTCTGATTTCAACTTCAAGATCTTTTTGCTTTCCTCTATCAGTTTCTCAGTCACCTCCATAACTTTACCCTGCTCAACTGTGACCATCTTACTCAAatcctcttttttcttctcgTCTGACTTCATTCTTTCCATCAGGGTCTTTCTTTCTTCCATCAAAGCAACAGTCAATGATTTCAGCTTACTCAAGTCATCCTTAAGGCTTAGCTCGGACTTCTCTAACTTCAGCTCAGAAGACTCTACCTCTTTCATACGGATCCTGAGAGCTACGACTTCATCTGAGAGCTCTTGGGTGAGGCCCTTCTCTGTCTCTAGAGCGGTGTGTAACTCTGCACACTCGGCCTTGCTCACGCTGAAGGCACCCTCAAGTTTCTCTAACTCCATCATTCTTTTCTGGAGCTTCTCCACTTCCAGCCTGAGGTCTTTGCTCTTACTATCCTCCTCCTGTAGCCTCTTTCTGAGCTCCTTACACTGATATTCAGTCTTGGTAATCTCCTCATCCTTTCCCTCCATCTCCAGCACCCGTTTCCGCAAGTTCTCCAACTCGGTGATCAAGTTGGAGTTGCCGGACTCCCCTTTGCCGATCGTTTCCCTcagctcctgcagctcctcctccgaTTTCCTCAAGGCCCTGTTGCTCTCCTCTAGCTCCTCCACTTTATGCGTAAGCCCTAAAAGATTGCCATTAAGTTGACGGTTGTGGATCTCCTGACTGGCCAGCTTGGCgctcatttcctcatgttgttgGGTGAGCTTGGCAGATTTCTCTTTAAGCTCGGCCTCCAGGTTCAGCACCCTGTGGCCATCCTCTTGAGCCCGCTCCTTGGCTTCACCCAGTGACTGCTCccactgctggagctgctggctgAGTTCCTTGACCCGCTGGCTCTGTTGGTCCATTTGCTCCAGGTGCTGCTGGCGCTCAGTGACCAGCATCAGCGCAAAGGACTTCAGTTTGACCAGTTCCTCCCGCACCTTGGCCAGACGTTTAGAGTgctccttttccttttttaccTGGTAGGCCTTCTCGTTCTCAAGCAACCTCTTCAGTCTAAAACGTGAAGGGAAAAAACAAAGGCAAGGCATTAGTTTGGTGTTGTATTGATTTCAAAGCCACCaattgtgtctgtgtttgccaTCGTGTCATGGAAATATGAATAACTTCTATTCCAGGATGCAATGTTTTATCCCAGTTAATGTTTCGATGATAGTGAGTGATAATCCCGATTCTTTACAGACATTTTATAAGACTTGTTTGAGTGTCAAAATGTTTTCCCTTTATGGAAATTATaaactcaaaacacacacacccaagataaattttttgcattaaacatatttaaactaTTATTCACAGATATCTAGTAATTGACCATTTTACCAcacaaaatattatatttgagtTCAACACTTGAAGTTATTTCTATCTGAGACAAAAACAGAATTTGATAGAACAACTGACCATAATACACAGTATATTGTGCAGTAAAAGAAAGATCATACATACAATGCTACTATGCAGAACAGGCAATAAGGTCAAAAGGGAAAACTTGCAAAGATTAACACTACAACTCCCAAACATTCCTGCTATTTCCATCCCTGTTGTTGGGATAGAGACTAAGAACACAAACTTGCTAGTGAAAGTTTAACTAACACCCCCTCACCAAGTGGTCTTCTTTTCTCTCAGCTTCTTTCTATGCTGCTCATGCCCATTCTCATCTCCCTGCTCCAACAAAATACATGCAAAGCAGATTGAATGCAAAGCTGCATCTTCTCCCTTTACACTCACAGGGACAGTTTTTGCATTGCAAAATAAACCAAATTAATGTAGGCACCAGCACAACAAAGAAGATTGTGCATCAACAGCTCTACATGTTCAATATCCACTATTGTGGATGCAGTCACAACACCTCAGAAACTTTACAACAAGCCCCATTTAAAACTTACCCACTATGGATGATCTACAGCCAGCATATAAACATTTCTGCCATTCTACAAAATCCACTGAGAACGCATAAGAAGTAGCAACTGGGGGCCTCCTTTTCCACAGATCCTCCACCGTCACATTCCTGGCATGTTATCGGGACAATGAAAGGTGAATAAATACAGTGGAGCACCACCGGACCTCGAGTGAGTGATGTCACCTCATCCATATAAGGCAGGGATGTGTgtaagagagtgtgtgtgctgctctGCTTGGGACACTGTGAAGGGGGTGGGACCCTTGGACCCACAGGAGGAGTGTTTTGCAAAACTCCCCCCTAATTTTCATGCTTTCATAAAACATGGCATGTTTGAGGGGAAGAATATACCATAAAGTTAAGAAATTTATTATAAAGAATGaagaaatattaacatttttctGAGACAAAATCAAGCTCAGTACAAGTTTGCTGCAAATTAAATGATATTTCCATTTCCTAAAGCGCAGAGGATATTGCCTCTGCAGACCGGAAGCTCTAATCTCACTGGTACAGGAGAGGAACGTCTGCTGTAGTTCCACTCGAGGGGGAAACTGGACTTGAACTGGGTTCCTTGCAAAGTCTACATGTGATGAGGAAAGCAGATATGGCCAAGTTGGATGTCTCCCTTGAGGTAAAGAGGATCTGGGAGGATATGTAACCATGACAATAGGTTTATGAAGTGCTATGCCTTGACTTTTGCATGGAACTGTACAGTTAATCTTATAATGAACCATGGTTTTCACAAACCGACATCTCTGTGAATGAATTGAATTTGAAACTCTAAATGTTGATTGTCAGTTTTGTAAGTGACAGTAAACATCTACATTGATTCATGTTACCAGCAGCCTCCATTGCCAAGTGGGATCAGTGGGTCTGGCTACTGTACGAAGGAGCCATCCAGATCTCAGAGTGCAGCTCTTAAAATTCATACTTAAACAGTCACTGATACCCTAGAAATTGGCACTCTAAAATTACTTCCACGCAAAGGTCAAAGTCATGATGTCATAGGTATTTGGCTCCAGCGGTCAGTGGACTAAATTGGCTGTATACAGTCTATCCAATCCTTCAAGTGCATTGTAGGTTTAACAAAGTTCTTTGAATCAGGGTTTCAACTTTTTAAGCAACTAAAATGTGCGTGTAACATACAAAAACTCATTCCACAGGTGCAATCCATAAGCCAACATCCACGAGAGAACATGTTTTTTCATCATGGAGCAACATCTCATCCCATGTTTCCTGGGGAATTTGCTCAGAGGCACTGCAGCCCCCCTGTGTCAGGAGGCCGGGGATTGAAGCAGACATGAACTGCCAAAAAGCTGTCAAAACACTGTGTTGTACAGTAATGACCTCTCTTGACAGAGAAAAAGCACTAAGCGTTAAGCAAGAGCGCACCGTGATAGTGTACAGTACACAAGACTAATGGGGTGTTAAAAGAGAGAAATCAGAAGCAAGCTATTTACCACAATaggtctacacacacacacgatctgCTGACACAGGGTGGAATAATGTGAAGTCTTTGTCGCAAAGGTTTTAAAatgacaagaaaacaaacattttagtTTTCAGTCTCAGGTCTGCATTTTCATCGTGTGTGCGTGACTTCACATGTGGGCGATTTCTTCCGTTAATCATTGCACATACCGCCACGCcacttaaatattttaacttctTGACATATAAATTGCTTTCTCGTCTCAGAGGGTGTTAATGGCTGATCGCTACCAGTCAGAAACTCCTGTGCCCATCCTCTGCATTCCTGCAGGTGTTTGGCACAAGACCTTTGActtctctctcttcactctCACCCAGACGGTGGGATGAGATCACATCGATAGAGACGAGATGATGACACACTTCTCACCTGAGAGAGTGAATGTCAAAACAGATACCTGACATGGGAGATATGTGCTTCTGTGTAGGCGTTTGCTCAATATTCGTGCAAAGAAATcatgtttttgtgcatttttttaatctgttttcaCACATTATGCGCTTGTCTGTGTTTTGCGTATTGGTGCCAGCTCATCCGTGAATCCTATGTCCATTTTGTTTCCTTCTACGGCAACAGATAGAAGCTGCTGACAGATCAAGACCTAGCAGAGCTCATCCCTTTGACCCTCTCTGTGAGGTGACTGAGGACGACGTGGGTATGAGCCAAGGAACCTGTTGGAAACTACCTGGCATAAGAAGGAGGTCATTGCATGCAAACCAAGGATTAAGTGAAAGCTAAGTGGTAGTTCACTTGTGATTTGTTCCATATGCTTCAAACTGAAGCCTTGGCTTACTGTTTCCAATGTTTAAAGGTTTTGATTATGTTacattcaatgtttttttttgttgttattagtCATGTAAGCAGCTTGGCTCTAGGGATGACAATGTCAGTCGGTCGATTAGTGTACTATTTTGGTCCAGACCAGTGGgcaagccaatgaggaagtgcctttaaaacttgtattttttctaatagccagcagggggcgactccatgagaaaatgagcctacttctcacttgatttattacctcagtaaacattgtaaacatgagtttatggtctaaaccgctagtttcaagtcttcttcaatacaacatgacgttcatttagtgaattatggtcGCTACCACAACATTGTCAacgtctgggagttgtttgtgtttccgtctagaactttaaccttttcacagtgtgttttcagttcatggaagttatttgtaacattttggtcgcctaaaaacgttttattcagcgttcggttgtacttagctccaccctcttgtgtcacttctggttgccataaccaagatggcaacggccaaaatgccaaactaatagtccacaaaccaatgagggACGTCACAGTAACTACGTTcacttgttatatacagtctattgtcCAGACTGAAGGTGGCTGGATTGCCATTCATTTTTCCAAAGATATTCTTTCATTCAACATTAGCATTGTTATTGCGAGCATGTCAGCAGAGCCACTACCATGGCTGTAGACTATTCTATTTACTATATTAAAGGCTCACCTGCACTGTCAAAATGACTTTTGTTCAGATGGTCAAATGCACAATATTTGCCTGTACATCAAAGTGAAAATCTCCTGATTTTATCTCTGCTCTACCTCTGTGCTCATTCATGCATATATTTAGCTTCAGGTTAGATATATTTTGGAGTCAAGTTCAGTTGAATGTCAGTCAACAGACCATATGTATTGAACCTTACGAACCCAAATTGTGTAAGTTGCACACATATTGAAATCATAAAACACCCAACTTCACTCTAGATGACTTAATTTAGGCGTGTGTGCACACTGATTTACAATCAAGAACAAAGTCTTCATTGAAATGTTTTGAATCATGTCtaccctcttcttcttcccctgTCTCATGAAACCAGCCAAAGGAGTAGCTATAAGCTAAACGTCTGCTGTTCATTTCCCCACCCTCTCTTTCGGCGTGTGGTGGCAGCTCAGCTGTCATGAGTGTGATTTAACCTCCGTGGTCTGTTTCCTGTGTCATGCAGTAAAAGCTTGAGGAAGAGAGGTAGTCAGCGCCTCCGCCGTTTGAAGTTTTGACAGTTCATGAAATGCAGCATATATAAGTGGTCTGTAGTCTGCTCTACAGATGACtgactatatatacagtacgccagatgctctctctctctctcttacttccCCTCAGTCCTGCTATCGTGCCTGTTGGCAAACTACTATAGCACACCACATATTAACTTACATGTACAGTAAATTAATGCATCCCCATCTCTCAGGGTTATAGGGTGTGAGAATGGACAGACAGAATACATCCCCCAACAGCCAATCAAACTCTTTCATCTGGAAATATTTTAATTAGTAGGGCCTCTTCTCTCATACGCATTCAGAGCACATCCTCACACTCACTGTGGGGCCCTCGACACACACACGTGTGATGCAATCATCACCTCTCCAGTGTTGGAGAGCATGTatgtccctctttctctctcaatcCCTTGTCTTCTCTTGACCAGGTCGCAACCTCAGTGACGACTTCATTCCCCAGATGATGTCATGGGAGATTTGCCCCTGTCAAAGTCCTTTATTCCTTCActtgtttttcctcctcttcctccaccctgTCTCCTCCCCTCACCACCCCTGACCTCCCTCTTTCCCACAGCAAACGGAGGTATGTGAGGGTTATCACTTTAGTAGTCGCCACCCCCCCCCTcatatctcctcttcctctccctccttatTCACTTGGCTGATGAGGCCATCTTTCACACATTCTCAGATGTCCGCGCATTCCTTCGCCGCTCTTTTCACCCTGGATTCTCTCACCTCTCATGCTTTATATGTTCCACGCTGGTTTTATAAGCCATGTTGTCATGTTCTTTCTCTTTTGCCACTCTATACTCCTCATCAATCTGTTTCCCTTTCACCATCACTCCATCCACTTTTTTCTCCGGTTTATTTTGCTGGCGAATTCTCCACATGCAATACTGCTTGTTTTAGTAGATACTGACATCAAATATTTCCTTAAGGTACCACctatacagtataaaatcaatgtCATCTTCTTTCCCCTCCATATCAAAGTTAAATTCATGATGAAAAAGAATGTCAGTATTACAAAAGCTgctatttttctgtattttaatgTGTATTGAACTGTGTTACACAAATGCTGTGGacaaaaaattgtattttagtGTGTACACATGCATTTTGGTGAAGGGTTAAAgatttcttttctatttttgcttcagttttttttatttctctcacTAATagacatttgtttgtgttcttccagtttagaaaaataatatttgaaaTATTGTGCAGGAAGAAAGCAGCCAAAAAGTTATTTGGAAGGTGTAACTTTACAAATTTACATCAGGAATATCATTGTGGACCAACCAGTAGACTAATATGCATCTCATAAAGGGTTAGTTTGATGAccttttcatgtcatttattgTAGTTACCAAATGATAATTCAAGTAACTGGACATTACTCTGTATGTCCACAGAAATGTAGTTGACCAGTAAGTTTGTACACTTTTAGGAATTCATTTCATGTGTTAAAGGTGTGGCCCCggctccctccttcctctcctcctcacctctctctctcctgctccagAAGGTTGGTGAAGTCGTCGCTCTTGTTCATGTAGTCCACGTGTTTGCGTTTCTCTGTGTCCAGCTCGTGGACGGTACGGCGGTGGCACTTTTCAGCGAGCAGCAACTGACCCAGCATCCTCCGGTACGTCTCCTTGTGCTTCTCCTGCAGACGCTCCAGCTgagaaagagcaaaaagacGCACAATCACAGCCACAcagggaaacacacaaacacatgccaGGAGAACCATGAACACataaaaactaaactttatttttattttaaacatgccAATAATCTCCTGCAAGGTGTTGAGGAATGTCACATGAAATTGATGACCAACTAAATATTTAAACAGATGATTTTCAACATTTAACTGCTGTGACTCACTCACCTCAACCATAGGCTTTTGGTAAACACTGTGGTCGTGCGGCTCACTGCCCGTGATGAAGCCGTCCCTCTGCAGGGCCGTGAGGGCCGAACCAGGGGCCGCAGAGCCATAACGTGATTCAAGGTCCTCTGGGACTGTCTGTTTGGACTTTAGCATGCAGATAACATCTTCTCTGGCCTGAAATCACACAgaaatataaagatatatacaAATGATACAGCATTATGTGACTTGAGTTGGAAGAGTGTGTATTCACTCCATCTGGACACCTGTTTGAAGAGACTCTTTGTCCCAGACATGCAAATGTGAGAAATGATGTGTTGCCAAACTGCCATTTTCAACCACAAGATAGAGCTATTGCGCATAAAACTGCAGTCAAACTTAACCCAATGAAAGCATGTGCACTTTCCATTCAAACTGGCCTTGTGTTTCAGTCACAATGCCTTTCACAGGTATGTTTTCTTTCCCTCAttattgcacatactgtaccttaCTTATTacagcaggtcaaaggtcaaagagaACAGCCAACCCACCTGAACCTCTCCTTCCATGATCCCCAGCAGTTTCAGCATATCCTTGCTGGACAGATCCATGATATCCGCTCTTTTTTCTCCGTCCTCGGGGGAATCACAGAGTAGCTTCTCTTTGTCAGAGATCACCAAGTTATCCTCACCCTCCTTCTGCTGAACTTTGGCCTTCAGGCTCTTCACTTCCGGTTCTTGGCTGATGTCAGGGTCACCCTGTGGAACCCCAAGCACCCCATTGGCCGGGCTCTCCACCCCGCTGCTTTTGGACCTCATCTTCTACCTGCACCAAGAACAGAGGAAAcacgatttattttttttggagcaAAAAGTACCATTCTTGTGTTTTTGCACAATTCATCTTGTTACAGTATGTTACTTTCTCTTTCATGCCATTAATGTCTTGTTATACCACTTTACCACCTAGTTTCAATTGAAGGTTGTCCTCTGGACATCTGTCTACTGTCATACTACAGATGGTGTTGATGTATGGTCACaatttaaagtgtgttttatgACTTTGGCCTTGACTACTCGCTCACGTTCATCCAATGACATgtgcactcacacaaacacaaacatactgtacatatacacaGGATTACAACTGGATGCCTATatgtaacataaaataaatatgtggaTAAATATCCACAATGAcccagcactgtgtgtgtgtttgtgtgttgcatTCCTGACACGTCCCCGTTCTCTCACAAGGCTTGTGTATCTCCTGCTGAGTGTTGATGGTCTGGAAACACATTTGTGGCACTCCTGGGTGTCTTAACCTTCTCTGCTGACATTAAAAGTCTGAGTCAAACGTTT
Proteins encoded in this region:
- the LOC141783250 gene encoding filamin-A-interacting protein 1-like gives rise to the protein MRSKSSGVESPANGVLGVPQGDPDISQEPEVKSLKAKVQQKEGEDNLVISDKEKLLCDSPEDGEKRADIMDLSSKDMLKLLGIMEGEVQAREDVICMLKSKQTVPEDLESRYGSAAPGSALTALQRDGFITGSEPHDHSVYQKPMVELERLQEKHKETYRRMLGQLLLAEKCHRRTVHELDTEKRKHVDYMNKSDDFTNLLEQERERLKRLLENEKAYQVKKEKEHSKRLAKVREELVKLKSFALMLVTERQQHLEQMDQQSQRVKELSQQLQQWEQSLGEAKERAQEDGHRVLNLEAELKEKSAKLTQQHEEMSAKLASQEIHNRQLNGNLLGLTHKVEELEESNRALRKSEEELQELRETIGKGESGNSNLITELENLRKRVLEMEGKDEEITKTEYQCKELRKRLQEEDSKSKDLRLEVEKLQKRMMELEKLEGAFSVSKAECAELHTALETEKGLTQELSDEVVALRIRMKEVESSELKLEKSELSLKDDLSKLKSLTVALMEERKTLMERMKSDEKKKEDLSKMVTVEQGKVMEVTEKLIEESKKILKLKSEMETKVETLTIEKGELSTKLAYESDKTKDLSSTVSQMKKRLDGFEQAEKLSVKNSVKCELGRMSDPVKREDNKVKELTFEIERLKNRLKQLEVVEGDLIKTEDQYDMLEKRFITEQDKANILSQQVEEMRGQIARNKAIEKGEEESQEVDLRHRCKREEVKTRELQADVVALKEKIHELMHKEDQLSQLQVDYSVLQQRFLEEEERAKNMGTEVFHLTKELEIAKRHSRALRPSLNGRRMVDVAVTSTGVQTEASSSGPAEEDTPAVFIRKSVQEENHIMNNLRQKCLKKPTEKSGVERCPSSSSDLGVKKSWIPWMRKKDNTPQEANVGKHLHINGSHMPSELTVTQKQGQLHIRVTPDHQNNMATLEISSPTAEDAFSSSAPLSPNPSQPKSRITIIPTYSAPTHKRKSIIGPHGPERAKSPVTITTISRAKSPESSRALSPASGRPMSPVSITTVSTAIVPEASSSPEPQEMTMGRAVFKVTPEKQMVPMPIRKGHTNASIITTTEDNKIHIHLGNSMSPKMVVRPVTESKEMTLSTGTVLRSPRQITTTTTRTTQSKVMSTITISPVTSATSRPTQSMSGHDAQPPRTGLTRIPMSKSLKTGKAVLGSLGISGGVKLESRTESQSMRIEVKKSTVNSNTLQNGGKA